DNA from Variovorax sp. V213:
GCCGTCGTTCAGGCCCGAGGCGTTGCCCGCGGTCACGCCGCCGGCCTTGTCGAAGGCGGGGCGCAGGCCGGCCAGACCATCGGCGCTGGTCTTGCGGTTGATGAACTCGTCCTTGTCGAAGACGATGGGGTCGCCCTTCTTCTGGGCAATGCTCACCGGCACGATCTCGTCCTTGAACTTGCCGGCGTCCTGCGCGGCCGCGGCCTTGGTCTGGCTGCCAAGGGCGAGTTCGTCCTGCGCGGTGCGGTCGATGCCGAACTTCTTGGCCACGTTCTCGGCCGTGATGCCCATGTGGTACTGGTTGTAGACGTCCCACAGGCCGTCCACGATCATGGTGTCGGCCAGCTTCCAGTCGCCCATGCGCTGGCCGTTGCGCGAGTTGGGCAGCACGTGCGGCGCCATGCTCATGTTCTCCTGTCCGCCGGCAATCACGATTTCGCTGTCGCCCGTTGCCACGGCCTGCGCCGCGAGCATCACGGCCTTGAGGCCGGAGCCGCACACCGCATTGATGGTGAGCGCCGGGGTTTCCTTGGCTCCGCCGCTCTTGAGCCATGCCTGGCGTGCGGGGTTCTGGCCAGCGCCAGCGGCCAGCACCTGGCCCATGATCGCTTCGCCGACCTGGTCGGCCGTGAGGTTGGCACGCGCAATCACTTCCTTGATCACGAGGGCGCCCAGCTCGGTGGCCGCAATGCCGGCGAGCGAGCCGCCGAATTTGCCGACCGCCGTGCGTGCAGCCGAAACGATGACGATGTCTTCCATGAGGTTCTCCG
Protein-coding regions in this window:
- a CDS encoding acetyl-CoA C-acetyltransferase: MEDIVIVSAARTAVGKFGGSLAGIAATELGALVIKEVIARANLTADQVGEAIMGQVLAAGAGQNPARQAWLKSGGAKETPALTINAVCGSGLKAVMLAAQAVATGDSEIVIAGGQENMSMAPHVLPNSRNGQRMGDWKLADTMIVDGLWDVYNQYHMGITAENVAKKFGIDRTAQDELALGSQTKAAAAQDAGKFKDEIVPVSIAQKKGDPIVFDKDEFINRKTSADGLAGLRPAFDKAGGVTAGNASGLNDGAAAVMVMTAKKAASLGLKPLGRIASYATAGLDPAIMGMGPVPASTKALQRAGWKAADLDLLEINEAFAAQACAVNKEMGWDVNKVNVNGGAIAIGHPIGASGCRILVTLLHEMQRQNAKKGIASLCIGGGMGVALTIER